TGCGCGCGTACTCCACCGCGCTGGCCATCACCTGCGAGTAGCCGCCACCGCCCAGGGACATGTTGATGACGTTGGCGCCCTTGTCCGCCGCGAAGCGGATGGCGTCCGCGATGTCCGCCGTGGTGCCGCCACCGAAGTGGTTGAGCACCTTCACCGGCATCAGCGTCGCCTCGAAGGCCACGCCCGCCACGCCTTCGTTGTTGTTGGTGGCCTGGGCGATGGTGCCCGCCACGTGCGTGCCGTGCCCGTGGTCGTCGTTCGCGTGCTCGTCGTCGTTCACGAAGTCGAAGCCCTTCACGAACTTCGCGCCCTTGAGGTCCGGCACCTGCTTGAACTCGTCGTAGTCCTCGTAGGCAATGCCGGTGTCGAGCACCGCCACCACCACGCCCTTGCCGTGGTTGCGATCCCACGCGGTGGGCATGTTGATCATCCGCAGGTTCCACTGCTCCGAGTACTTGGGGTCGTTCGGCGTGAAGCTGGCGCGGACCTCCATCAGCGGCTCGGCGGCCTCGACGCTGGGGTGCTGACGGATGCGCGCGAGCACGCCGTCGACGTCATCGATGCCCACCGCCAGGGTGAGGGCCTCGTCGGCGCTCTCCACGGAGTTGAGCTCCAGGTCCACGCCCCAGTCGGCCTCCCAGGCGTCAAACTCGGCCTTGGTGGTGCCGTCCTTGAAGTCGACGACGATGGCGCCATCCACCACGTCCATCGGGTCTAGCGCCGCTTCGGCGGGAGGGGGCGGCTCCTGCTCAGGCGAGGGAGATGTGCACGCGGTCGCCAGCGTCACGGCCAGCACCGCGCCACCCAGGGTCCATCGCACCATCCGCATCGGGCTACTCCTTGAGGAACGAGGCTCTTCCAGAAGAGCCCTACGAACGCACGGCGAAACGATTGGGTCTGCACTCACAGTCTGTACGCCCCCTCTCCCGGCGTGCAAGGGCCCCGGGGTAAAGAAACGTGAAGAAGTCCAAAGGGTTACGCGGCATCGGTCATCCGCCCGAGAGTTTGCGCAGCCAGACGGCCACGGCCCGTCCGACCTGGGGGAGGTTGCGCTGGAAGGTGGGACCGGCATCGTCGATGACCTCTAAATCGCCTCCCGCCTGGATGACAGCAGCCGACACCTTGGCCCTGGGCAGGCGGGCGTCCTCCTCGCCCTGCACCACCAGGAGCGGACAGGTCACCCGGGACAGCACTTCCGGGGCCACGTCCGCGGGCGCCACCAGGCACAGGCCTCCGACGGCGGGGTACTTCGCCTGGAGCGCCAGGGCCACCTGGGCCCCCCCATGGAGCGCCGCCACCGCCACGGCCGACGTCCCGGCGTTCTCCAGCAGCATCCGCATGGCTGCCTCGGCGTCCTCCAGGAGCGCCAGGTCCTTGCCCCGCGTGCCCTGGCTGGCGCCCACGCCCCGGTGGTTGAAGCGCAGTGTAGGGAAGCCCGCATTGGCCGCGGCCCAGACGAGCTCCGCCGCGAGGACGTGGTCCATGCCGCCGCCCTCATCGGGACGGGGTGGGATGACCAACAGCGGCGGCGCGCGGGTGCCCCGGTGGGCGGTGCCCTCCATCACCTCGCGGCCGACCGGCACCAGCGTGGCGCGCT
The genomic region above belongs to Pyxidicoccus trucidator and contains:
- a CDS encoding alpha/beta hydrolase; translation: MVQKGQFLERATLVPVGREVMEGTAHRGTRAPPLLVIPPRPDEGGGMDHVLAAELVWAAANAGFPTLRFNHRGVGASQGTRGKDLALLEDAEAAMRMLLENAGTSAVAVAALHGGAQVALALQAKYPAVGGLCLVAPADVAPEVLSRVTCPLLVVQGEEDARLPRAKVSAAVIQAGGDLEVIDDAGPTFQRNLPQVGRAVAVWLRKLSGG